Proteins from a single region of Vulgatibacter sp.:
- a CDS encoding ATP-binding protein — translation MSEDLLETKIPLGELLDLKSFQEVCRSFVELYKIGLKVFDATGQKLVDIKVGSADFCGYVFTDAEGARRCTATVLKVKSDRVDEPQIHTVQCFTGARYLVLPLLYEMDVVGRAVFGPFVPDDLQELPPSFTDLRGLDFAKAAQLMTSIRRAGTSTVAKVLEHFVKICDVLVFSAYKVHLTSRMHIASVRESYRELASKNARLEESYRRLQELDQLKSNFLATVSHELRTPLTSIIGYAEMLIEGLAGKPNPEQAEYLSTIMEKGESLLALITSILDLTRIEAGKLRLQPESFDLEQLVATAVSSVHPQAMKRGLQLRKYVDPSLPRPVLDEEKMRQCLVNLLANAVKFTPAGGTVTVRAERATVAPASAAGRFDGPEGYFVLSVEDTGIGIPADQVERIFDTFFQVDGSSTREYGGTGLGLSIVRSYVEAHGGEVRVTSELGRGSRFTMTLPFALPAVAAPDVPAAALRKAAI, via the coding sequence GTGAGCGAAGATCTGCTCGAAACGAAGATCCCGCTGGGCGAGCTGCTCGACCTCAAATCCTTCCAGGAGGTCTGCCGCTCCTTCGTGGAGCTCTACAAGATCGGCCTGAAGGTCTTCGATGCCACGGGCCAGAAGCTCGTCGACATCAAGGTCGGCTCCGCCGATTTCTGCGGCTACGTCTTCACCGACGCCGAGGGGGCGCGGCGTTGTACCGCGACGGTGCTCAAGGTGAAGAGCGACCGCGTCGACGAGCCGCAGATCCACACGGTGCAATGCTTCACCGGGGCCCGCTATCTGGTTCTGCCGCTCCTCTACGAGATGGACGTGGTGGGCCGGGCGGTCTTCGGACCCTTCGTCCCCGACGACCTGCAGGAGCTGCCGCCGAGCTTCACCGACTTGCGCGGCCTCGACTTCGCGAAGGCAGCGCAGCTGATGACCAGCATCCGCCGCGCCGGCACCTCCACGGTGGCCAAGGTCCTCGAGCATTTCGTGAAGATCTGCGACGTGCTCGTCTTCTCGGCCTACAAGGTCCACCTCACCTCGCGGATGCACATCGCCTCGGTGCGGGAGAGCTACCGCGAGCTGGCCTCGAAGAACGCCCGGCTCGAGGAGAGCTACCGGCGGCTGCAGGAGCTCGACCAGCTCAAGTCGAACTTCCTCGCCACCGTCTCGCACGAGCTGCGCACGCCGCTCACCTCGATCATCGGCTACGCCGAGATGCTGATCGAGGGGCTCGCCGGAAAGCCCAACCCGGAGCAGGCCGAATACCTCTCCACGATCATGGAGAAGGGCGAGAGCCTCCTCGCGCTCATCACCTCGATCCTCGACCTCACCCGGATCGAGGCGGGCAAGCTGCGGCTGCAGCCCGAGTCCTTCGATCTCGAGCAGCTGGTGGCAACCGCCGTCTCCTCGGTCCACCCGCAGGCGATGAAGCGCGGCCTCCAGCTGCGCAAATACGTCGACCCCTCGCTGCCGCGCCCGGTCCTCGACGAGGAGAAGATGCGGCAGTGCCTCGTGAACCTCCTCGCCAACGCGGTGAAGTTCACCCCTGCAGGCGGGACGGTCACCGTGCGGGCGGAGCGGGCCACCGTGGCGCCTGCCTCGGCCGCAGGTCGCTTCGACGGCCCCGAGGGCTATTTCGTCCTCAGCGTCGAGGACACCGGCATCGGCATCCCCGCCGACCAGGTGGAGCGGATCTTCGACACCTTCTTCCAGGTCGACGGCAGCTCCACCCGCGAATACGGCGGCACCGGCCTCGGCCTCTCGATCGTGCGCTCCTACGTCGAGGCCCACGGCGGCGAGGTCCGGGTCACCTCGGAGCTGGGCAGGGGCTCGCGCTTCACCATGACCCTGCCCTTCGCGCTCCCTGCGGTGGCGGCCCCCGACGTTCCCGCGGCGGCGCTGCGCAAGGCGGCCATCTAA
- a CDS encoding GTP-binding protein: MVQINQAQRELSLKVVYYGPALSGKTTNLMALHERVSSDVRGRLLSVDTRDDRTLFFDMLPVFFRTASDLKVKIKLYTVPGQVMHASTRRLVLQGADAVAFIADAQKSAAQANNDAWRNMVEDMRANGLDPESMPLVIQFNKTDLPDARTEGEIAAVAQKGREPVYKSVAVRGEGVLETLYGLLQLTFRDLDRKYGIRAKFRLTEEEFLGEIFRNMDVKAAQLEPVARNAASAAGR, encoded by the coding sequence ATGGTGCAGATCAACCAGGCGCAGCGAGAACTGTCGCTGAAGGTCGTCTACTACGGCCCCGCGCTGAGCGGGAAGACGACCAACCTGATGGCGCTGCACGAACGCGTCTCCAGCGACGTGCGCGGCAGGCTCCTCTCGGTCGACACCAGGGACGACCGCACCCTCTTCTTCGACATGCTGCCGGTCTTCTTCCGGACCGCGAGCGATCTGAAGGTGAAGATCAAGCTCTACACCGTGCCGGGACAGGTGATGCACGCCTCCACCCGGCGGCTGGTGCTGCAGGGCGCCGACGCGGTGGCCTTCATCGCCGACGCCCAGAAGAGCGCGGCGCAGGCCAACAACGACGCCTGGCGCAACATGGTCGAGGACATGCGGGCCAACGGCCTCGACCCCGAGTCGATGCCGCTCGTGATCCAGTTCAACAAAACCGACCTGCCCGACGCCCGCACCGAAGGCGAGATCGCCGCGGTGGCGCAGAAGGGCAGGGAGCCTGTCTACAAATCCGTCGCGGTTCGGGGGGAGGGTGTGCTGGAGACGCTCTACGGGCTTCTCCAGCTCACGTTCCGGGATCTCGACAGGAAATACGGCATCCGGGCGAAGTTCCGGCTCACCGAGGAGGAATTCCTCGGCGAGATCTTCCGGAACATGGACGTGAAGGCCGCACAGCTCGAGCCGGTGGCGCGGAACGCCGCCAGCGCGGCGGGACGTTAG
- the lon gene encoding endopeptidase La, which yields MAYLPRDEHAPFEIPDVLPLLPIRDLVVFPYMIVPLFVSRPLSVAALEEAMGRDRLIFLAAQRDTEDDSPRPDGIHSLGTVGTIMRMRKLPDGRIKVLVQGMARARVDQYLRELPSLAVRVAPLRERAVPRGSLDLDSLLRSTRENLDRLVQLGKGLSPDIMMVTSGIQEPGRLADLIAANLTLQVQTAQTLLESLEPLERLQRVNEEIRAQLAVHQVQQQIQSQAREEMSRTQREYFLREQLRQIREELGEREGKGEEIEELRAKVEAAGMPAEVKQEADKQLRRLEGMHQDSAEAAVIRTHLEWLAELPWAKQSEDVLDLKAAQAILDEDHYGLQRVKDRLLEYLGVRKLKADMKGPILCLAGPPGVGKTSLGRSVARAMGRSFVRVSLGGVRDEAEIRGHRRTYVGAMPGRIIQAIKQAGTANPVVLLDELDKLGQDFRGDPGAALLEVLDPEQNAKFRDHYLGVDFDLSRVLFVATANVLDTIPGPLRDRMEVISIAGYTELDKRHICRRHVIPRQLEENGLTDERIEITDRALKALIRGWTREAGLRNLERQVGTVCRKVARRVAEGREGKTLVTAKSLARYLGPARYVEDEALLADEIGVVTGLAWTQGGGEILRIEASAMKGRGGLILTGQLGDVMKESARAALTWVRSRAQALAIDESFFDERELHIHVPAGAIPKDGPSAGIAMATAIVSLATGRPVRKEVAMTGETSLRGRAMPIGGLKEKLLAAMRHGIAEVAIPVENEKDLVEVPKLVQRKVRIVPVRTVDEVLEMALVPAAKQKAARAARAKR from the coding sequence ATGGCCTACCTCCCCCGCGACGAGCACGCCCCCTTCGAAATCCCGGACGTCCTGCCCCTCCTGCCGATCCGGGATCTGGTGGTCTTCCCCTACATGATCGTGCCGCTCTTCGTGAGCCGGCCGCTCTCGGTGGCGGCGCTCGAAGAGGCGATGGGCCGCGACCGCCTCATCTTCCTCGCCGCGCAGCGTGACACCGAAGACGACAGCCCGCGCCCCGACGGGATCCACTCCTTGGGCACCGTCGGCACGATCATGCGGATGCGCAAACTCCCCGACGGCAGGATCAAGGTGCTGGTCCAGGGAATGGCCCGCGCCCGCGTCGACCAGTACCTGCGCGAGCTCCCCTCCCTCGCCGTGCGGGTGGCGCCGCTGCGCGAGCGCGCCGTGCCCCGCGGCTCCCTCGATCTCGACTCGCTCCTGCGCTCGACCCGCGAGAACCTCGACCGGCTGGTGCAGCTCGGCAAGGGGCTCTCCCCCGACATCATGATGGTCACCTCCGGGATCCAGGAGCCCGGCAGGCTGGCAGACCTCATCGCCGCCAACCTCACCCTCCAGGTGCAGACGGCGCAGACGCTCCTCGAGAGCCTCGAGCCACTCGAGCGCCTCCAGCGCGTCAACGAGGAGATCCGCGCCCAGCTCGCGGTCCACCAGGTGCAGCAGCAGATCCAGTCCCAGGCCCGGGAGGAGATGAGCCGCACCCAGCGCGAGTACTTCCTCCGCGAGCAGCTCCGCCAGATCCGCGAGGAGCTCGGCGAGCGCGAAGGGAAGGGCGAGGAGATCGAGGAGCTCCGCGCCAAGGTCGAGGCAGCGGGCATGCCCGCCGAGGTGAAACAGGAGGCAGACAAGCAGCTCCGCCGCCTCGAGGGCATGCACCAGGACAGCGCCGAGGCAGCGGTGATCCGCACCCACCTCGAGTGGCTGGCGGAGCTCCCCTGGGCGAAGCAGTCCGAGGACGTGCTCGACCTGAAGGCGGCGCAGGCCATCCTCGACGAGGACCACTACGGCCTGCAGCGGGTGAAGGATCGCCTCCTCGAATACCTCGGCGTCCGCAAGCTGAAGGCCGACATGAAGGGGCCGATCCTCTGCCTCGCCGGCCCTCCCGGCGTGGGCAAGACCTCGCTGGGCCGCAGCGTCGCCAGGGCGATGGGCCGCTCCTTCGTGCGCGTTTCCCTGGGCGGCGTTCGCGACGAGGCCGAGATCCGCGGCCACCGCCGCACCTACGTCGGCGCGATGCCCGGCCGAATCATCCAGGCGATCAAGCAGGCCGGCACCGCCAACCCGGTGGTCCTCCTCGACGAGCTCGACAAGCTCGGACAGGACTTCCGCGGCGATCCCGGCGCGGCGCTCCTCGAGGTCCTCGATCCGGAGCAGAACGCGAAGTTTCGCGACCACTACCTCGGCGTCGACTTCGACCTCTCCAGGGTCCTCTTCGTCGCCACCGCCAACGTGCTCGACACCATCCCCGGTCCCCTGCGCGATCGCATGGAGGTGATCTCGATCGCGGGCTACACCGAGCTCGACAAGCGCCACATCTGCAGGCGCCACGTCATCCCCCGGCAGCTCGAGGAGAACGGCCTCACCGACGAGCGGATCGAGATCACCGATCGCGCCCTGAAGGCGCTCATCCGCGGCTGGACCCGGGAGGCGGGCCTGCGCAACCTGGAGCGCCAGGTCGGCACCGTCTGCCGCAAGGTCGCCCGCCGGGTGGCGGAGGGACGGGAGGGCAAGACCCTCGTCACCGCGAAATCGCTGGCCCGCTACCTCGGCCCCGCGCGCTACGTCGAAGACGAGGCCCTCCTCGCCGACGAGATCGGCGTGGTCACCGGCCTCGCCTGGACCCAGGGTGGCGGCGAGATCCTCCGGATCGAAGCCTCGGCGATGAAGGGCAGGGGCGGCCTCATCCTCACCGGCCAGCTCGGCGACGTGATGAAGGAGTCCGCCAGGGCGGCGCTCACCTGGGTCCGTTCCCGGGCGCAGGCGCTCGCCATCGACGAGTCCTTCTTCGACGAGCGGGAGCTCCACATCCACGTGCCCGCTGGCGCCATCCCCAAGGACGGCCCCTCGGCCGGCATCGCGATGGCCACCGCCATCGTCTCCCTCGCCACCGGCAGGCCGGTGCGCAAGGAGGTGGCGATGACCGGCGAGACCAGCCTCCGTGGACGGGCGATGCCGATCGGCGGCCTCAAGGAGAAGCTCCTGGCGGCGATGCGCCACGGGATCGCCGAGGTGGCGATCCCCGTCGAGAACGAGAAGGACCTGGTCGAGGTCCCGAAGCTGGTGCAGCGGAAGGTGCGGATCGTCCCGGTCCGCACCGTGGACGAGGTCCTCGAGATGGCGCTGGTGCCGGCGGCGAAGCAGAAGGCGGCCCGGGCCGCCAGGGCGAAGCGGTAA